The region CGAGCGCCGAACCCTCACCGCTTTTCTTGGCTGGAGCGGGGCTTTCTTCGAAAAACAGCCACGAGCCGTAGCCGACCACCTGGTCGCGCGACCCGGCGGTGTCGCCGGAATTGCGCAAATCGACTTGTTGGACGGAGAGCCCCTTTCTGCGCGCGAGCGCGAGCAGGCCCTTGACCGGCACCCGGCCGCACGCCTGGTCGCGGCCGATGGCGCCGCCGTCCAGGCGCACGATCGCTTGCGCGGTGGCGGCGTCGATCGCGCGCGCCGCGTCGTAGGGAAGGTAGTGGCTGAGGTCGGAACTGATCACGATCAGGGTTTCAGGCCCGTCCCAGGCGCGTTCCAGGACCTCGGCCACTTCCATCTCGGTCGCGTCGCCGACCGCGAGCGGAACCAGGTTGAATCGCCCGAGCACCACCTGCAGGAACGGTAGGTGCACTTCCAGGCTGTGTTCCTGGGCGTGGCTCGCGTCGAACACCTCGACTTGGCGAAGCTCGGCGAGCCTGGCGCACGTATCCCGGTCGATTGGCACGTCGCCGAGCGGCGTCGCGAAGGCGTCCGCGCCGGAAAGCGCGAGGCCGCGCACCGGCACCCGGTGGCAGGGCCCGAGCAGCACCACGCGGGTGATGGTTCCGCGCACGGGTGCGAGGCGGGCGTAGGCGGTCGCGGCCACCGGTCCGGAATACATGTAGCCCGCGTGCGGCACGATGATCGCCTTCGGCACGGGCCTCTGCTCGGTGGCACTCTCGGCCGTGGCTTCGGCCAGGTAGCGGCGCACGGAAGCCTCCAGCTCTCTCGGGTTTCCCGGGTAGAACCGGCCGGCGACGGCGGCGGGCCTGATCGCGTTCATGGATTGGGGTTCGGCGTTACCAGGCTATATTATAGGCGAGTCCCATCCTGTGGACATAGGCACGATGGATACCACCGTCAACGATACGGATCTCGGCGAAACCTTTCCGGGGCGCTACTGGCACGCGCTGCCGGACGGGCGGGTGCAGTGCGATGTCTGCCCGCGGCTGTGCAAACTGCGCGAGGGCCAGCGGGGCCTTTGCTTCGTGCGCGCCTGTTATCGGGGCGGCATCGTG is a window of Rhodospirillales bacterium DNA encoding:
- the amrB gene encoding AmmeMemoRadiSam system protein B, with translation MNAIRPAAVAGRFYPGNPRELEASVRRYLAEATAESATEQRPVPKAIIVPHAGYMYSGPVAATAYARLAPVRGTITRVVLLGPCHRVPVRGLALSGADAFATPLGDVPIDRDTCARLAELRQVEVFDASHAQEHSLEVHLPFLQVVLGRFNLVPLAVGDATEMEVAEVLERAWDGPETLIVISSDLSHYLPYDAARAIDAATAQAIVRLDGGAIGRDQACGRVPVKGLLALARRKGLSVQQVDLRNSGDTAGSRDQVVGYGSWLFFEESPAPAKKSGEGSALAKARAMLKRHGGALLGIAARSIAHGLAHDRPVPVALDAVAEELRARGAAFVTLKRNGNLRGCIGSPEAHRPLAADVAENAYRAAFKDPRFPRLGPHEQDGLDLSVSVLTAPEPMHFRDQKDLLAQLRPGEDGLIIADGPARALFLPSVWEQLPQVEAFLAHLKRKAGLAADHWSAAFRAHRFAAAEVKGALKVDDQHVKFS